One Halalkalicoccus sp. NIPERK01 genomic region harbors:
- a CDS encoding MBL fold metallo-hydrolase: protein MSNTKFDPSEAARRVKEDDYEDLFVLDVRNEDDYEEWRIPGSTNVPAYDELLEHDYSTLEARLDELPKDEEIAVVCVAGVTSARAAEFLREHGFDARSIDDGMNGWGRVHRRYDVEGVGGVVQIVRPGTGCVSYIASDDGEAVVVDPSQYVDRYLNAADEYGLKIVGVVDTHAHADHVSGARRLAGELDVPYYLHGDDVGDLDGVTELEEGDDIAVGNRDLEVLHTPGHTPGSVSLRFGDALVSGDTLFLRSVGRPDLEDGDEEAVREAANQLFDSLDRLTDLEDGTVVLPGHFSDDEIRPLATELGELREETTNELLSYVEDDDETAFVETIVESLADEPANYNEIKRINWGRQQPDGDTEALELGPNNCAAN from the coding sequence ATGAGCAATACTAAGTTCGATCCGTCGGAGGCCGCTCGACGCGTCAAAGAGGACGACTACGAGGATCTCTTCGTCCTCGACGTTCGAAACGAGGACGACTACGAGGAGTGGCGAATCCCGGGGAGTACGAACGTCCCGGCCTACGACGAGCTACTGGAACACGACTACTCCACGCTGGAGGCCCGCCTCGACGAGCTGCCGAAGGACGAGGAGATCGCGGTCGTCTGCGTCGCCGGCGTCACGTCGGCGCGCGCCGCCGAGTTCCTTCGGGAACACGGGTTCGACGCGAGGTCCATCGACGACGGGATGAACGGCTGGGGTCGCGTCCACCGCCGGTACGACGTCGAGGGCGTCGGCGGGGTCGTCCAGATCGTCCGCCCCGGTACGGGCTGTGTCTCGTACATCGCTTCCGACGACGGCGAGGCCGTCGTCGTCGACCCGAGCCAGTACGTCGATCGGTATCTGAACGCGGCCGACGAGTACGGTCTCAAGATCGTCGGCGTCGTGGATACGCACGCACACGCCGACCACGTCTCGGGCGCCCGCCGGCTCGCCGGCGAACTCGACGTGCCGTACTACCTTCACGGGGACGATGTCGGCGACCTCGACGGCGTCACGGAACTCGAGGAGGGCGACGACATCGCCGTCGGAAACCGCGACCTCGAGGTCCTCCACACGCCGGGCCACACACCCGGGAGCGTCTCGTTGCGCTTCGGCGACGCACTCGTCTCCGGGGACACGTTGTTCCTGCGCAGCGTCGGTCGACCGGATCTGGAGGACGGCGACGAGGAGGCGGTCCGAGAAGCCGCGAACCAGTTGTTCGACAGCCTCGACCGGCTGACGGACCTGGAGGACGGAACGGTCGTTCTGCCCGGCCACTTCAGCGACGATGAGATCCGCCCGCTCGCTACCGAACTCGGCGAGCTTCGTGAGGAGACGACGAACGAGCTCCTGAGTTACGTCGAGGACGACGACGAGACGGCGTTCGTCGAGACCATCGTCGAGAGCCTCGCCGACGAGCCGGCGAACTACAACGAGATCAAGCGGATAAACTGGGGCAGACAGCAGCCCGA